From Halococcus agarilyticus, one genomic window encodes:
- a CDS encoding radical SAM protein produces MTAPDPATLDVTLVDGYVDEPAHFGVPPYISTYPRFTAGALVDAGVPEERITYHTIDELRDERNKWRDVADADLMIYLGGMTVPGSYVGGTPAEPDEVREIAWAAEGTSLMGGPVKFGVGEENAGATETERSDLDFKFVAKGDVEAAAHDLVVNGLEGFGDRMRDVEEVTQWAREGAFVVEQHPNHPNYLICELETSRGCAYRCSFCTEPLYGNPSFRPPPSVVSEVDALADRGARHFRLGRQADILAYGGDGEAPNPDALRDLYGGIREVAPNLETLHLDNINPVTIVRWPEDSREGLRIIAEHNTPGDTAAFGLESADPQVQEANDLNVTADECFRAVEIVNEEAGWRPGEDRSAAPTYGADAADRLPKLLPGINLLHGLKGEREKTYERNKQFLQRVYDAGLLLRRINIRQVMAFDGTEMSDTGAQIADDHKKLFKQYKKEVREEIDNPMLKRVAPSGTVLPDVHLEYHQDGRTFGRQLGTYPLLVAIPGERELGRVVDIAITDHGYRSVSGMPAPLDLNRASMDELAALPGLGDQRAGSLVVNRPYESTDEAAATLGIDLPGFTTARTPEGAD; encoded by the coding sequence ATGACTGCGCCCGATCCAGCCACTCTCGACGTGACCCTCGTAGATGGGTACGTCGACGAACCCGCCCACTTCGGGGTCCCGCCGTACATCTCCACCTATCCCCGATTCACCGCCGGCGCGCTCGTGGACGCGGGCGTTCCCGAAGAGCGAATCACCTACCACACGATCGACGAACTCCGTGACGAACGGAACAAGTGGCGTGACGTGGCCGACGCGGACCTCATGATCTACCTCGGCGGAATGACCGTTCCTGGGAGCTACGTCGGCGGGACGCCGGCCGAACCCGACGAAGTGCGGGAGATCGCGTGGGCCGCCGAAGGCACGAGCCTGATGGGCGGCCCGGTGAAGTTCGGCGTCGGCGAGGAGAACGCCGGTGCGACCGAGACCGAGCGATCGGATCTGGACTTCAAGTTCGTGGCGAAAGGCGACGTCGAGGCCGCGGCCCACGATCTCGTCGTCAATGGGTTAGAGGGGTTCGGCGACCGAATGCGCGATGTCGAGGAGGTCACGCAGTGGGCTCGCGAGGGCGCGTTCGTGGTCGAACAGCACCCCAACCATCCGAACTACTTGATCTGCGAGCTCGAAACCTCCCGGGGCTGTGCGTACCGGTGTTCGTTCTGCACCGAGCCGCTCTACGGCAATCCCTCCTTCCGCCCGCCCCCGTCGGTCGTGAGCGAGGTCGACGCGCTCGCCGATCGGGGTGCGCGGCACTTCCGGCTGGGTCGCCAGGCGGACATTCTCGCGTACGGCGGCGACGGCGAGGCCCCGAACCCCGACGCGCTCCGCGACCTCTACGGTGGTATCCGCGAGGTCGCACCGAATCTCGAAACCCTCCACCTCGACAACATCAACCCGGTCACGATCGTGCGGTGGCCCGAGGACTCGCGGGAGGGCCTCAGGATCATCGCCGAGCACAACACTCCGGGGGATACCGCCGCGTTCGGGCTCGAAAGCGCCGATCCCCAGGTTCAGGAGGCGAACGATCTCAACGTCACCGCCGACGAGTGTTTCCGCGCCGTGGAGATCGTCAACGAGGAGGCAGGCTGGCGGCCGGGCGAGGACCGCTCGGCTGCACCGACGTACGGGGCGGACGCCGCCGACCGTCTCCCGAAGCTCCTCCCCGGGATCAACCTGCTCCACGGGCTGAAGGGCGAGCGTGAGAAGACGTACGAACGCAATAAACAGTTCCTTCAGCGGGTGTACGACGCCGGCCTCCTACTCCGCCGGATCAACATCCGCCAGGTGATGGCCTTCGACGGAACCGAAATGAGCGACACCGGCGCGCAGATCGCCGACGACCACAAGAAGCTGTTCAAACAGTACAAAAAAGAGGTGCGCGAGGAGATCGACAACCCGATGCTCAAGCGGGTCGCACCCTCAGGAACCGTGCTGCCGGACGTTCACCTCGAATACCACCAGGACGGCCGGACGTTCGGGCGACAGCTCGGAACGTATCCGCTGTTGGTCGCCATTCCGGGTGAGCGCGAACTCGGGCGGGTAGTGGATATCGCGATCACGGATCACGGCTACCGGTCGGTGTCGGGGATGCCCGCGCCGCTCGACCTCAACCGTGCCTCGATGGACGAACTCGCAGCACTACCGGGACTCGGCGACCAGCGCGCCGGCAGTCTGGTGGTGAACCGGCCCTACGAATCGACCGACGAGGCCGCGGCGACGCTCGGGATCGACCTCCCAGGATTCACGACGGCGCGTACGCCCGAAGGCGCGGACTGA
- a CDS encoding flippase-like domain-containing protein, which yields MSRGVEVSVVLPAYDEAATIENTVEMTLDALGGFLPVGSFEVLVAEDGCTDHTPEIAARLAREDDRVRHVHSDDRLGRGGALERAFRAAAGETLVYFDTDLATDMRHLEELVESVRSGETDIATGSRLLAASEADRPAKRDVPSRTYNGLVRLFLRSSVHDHQCGFKAFDRAVLEALLDDVEDEHWFWDTELLVRAQRAGYRVEEFPVAWTPKGDTKVDFVRDVLGMGSAVLRTWWQLDVAPRITRRVTLVAGTLLTILAVGLMTQYLDVGTVLEEMRAADPMLVAAAALVYVLSWPVRGARYRDILDELGFTEGVGFLTGAVFISQTGNLVFPARAGDAVRAYVVKTRRRVPYPTGFASLAVERVFDLLTITLLAGVVLMGLAATGITSLSGLGATVADGPQSGQVAVLVASGVGLAAIVAVAAIVASARSDRNLVRRGIRRFSTDAYADRVAGVIERFVGDVQSVANDRRAFARIGTTSLLIWTLDVVTALLVFAAFDVSLPLTTLVAVGFFAVSVGNLAKVLPLSPGGIGLYEGAFSLLVVGLTPVAPPIALGAAIVDHAVKNVVTVIGGVAAMLVLNVSLTTAVEEGRDVETTPTE from the coding sequence ATGAGTCGTGGGGTCGAGGTGAGCGTCGTCCTGCCGGCCTACGACGAGGCCGCGACGATCGAAAACACGGTCGAGATGACCCTCGATGCGCTCGGAGGGTTCCTGCCGGTGGGGAGCTTCGAGGTGCTCGTCGCCGAGGACGGCTGCACCGATCACACACCCGAGATCGCCGCCCGGCTCGCCCGTGAGGACGATCGCGTGCGACACGTCCACAGCGACGACCGGCTCGGCCGCGGCGGCGCGCTCGAACGGGCTTTCCGCGCGGCGGCGGGCGAGACCCTGGTCTACTTCGACACCGACCTCGCGACCGATATGCGCCATCTGGAGGAGCTCGTCGAGAGCGTCCGGTCGGGAGAGACGGACATCGCCACTGGCTCGCGGCTGCTCGCGGCGAGCGAGGCCGACCGCCCCGCGAAACGCGACGTGCCGAGTCGCACCTACAACGGGCTCGTGCGGCTCTTCCTCCGCTCATCGGTCCACGACCACCAGTGCGGATTCAAGGCGTTCGATCGCGCGGTCCTCGAAGCGCTGCTCGACGACGTGGAGGACGAGCACTGGTTCTGGGACACCGAACTCCTCGTGCGCGCCCAGCGTGCGGGCTACCGGGTCGAGGAGTTCCCGGTGGCGTGGACGCCAAAGGGCGATACGAAAGTGGACTTCGTCCGGGACGTGCTCGGGATGGGAAGCGCCGTTCTGCGGACGTGGTGGCAGCTCGACGTCGCGCCCCGGATCACGCGCCGCGTGACGCTCGTCGCCGGCACGCTCCTCACGATCCTCGCGGTCGGGCTGATGACCCAGTATCTCGACGTCGGGACCGTGCTCGAAGAGATGCGCGCGGCCGACCCGATGCTCGTCGCCGCGGCCGCGCTCGTCTACGTGCTCTCGTGGCCGGTCCGTGGCGCGCGCTACCGCGACATCTTAGACGAGCTGGGGTTCACCGAGGGCGTCGGCTTCCTCACGGGCGCGGTGTTCATCTCTCAAACGGGGAACCTCGTCTTCCCGGCACGGGCGGGCGACGCCGTCCGGGCGTACGTCGTCAAGACCCGCCGGCGCGTGCCCTACCCCACGGGCTTCGCCTCGCTCGCGGTCGAGCGCGTGTTTGACCTCCTCACCATCACCCTGCTCGCCGGCGTCGTCCTGATGGGCCTCGCCGCCACCGGGATCACCAGCCTCTCGGGGCTCGGCGCGACCGTCGCCGACGGGCCACAGAGTGGCCAGGTCGCCGTGCTCGTCGCCAGCGGCGTCGGCCTCGCGGCGATCGTCGCGGTGGCCGCGATCGTCGCCAGTGCGCGCTCCGATCGGAACCTCGTCCGTCGCGGGATCCGCCGCTTCAGCACCGACGCGTACGCCGATCGGGTCGCGGGCGTCATCGAACGCTTCGTCGGCGACGTACAGTCGGTCGCGAACGACCGACGCGCGTTCGCCCGCATCGGCACGACGAGCCTCCTGATCTGGACGCTCGACGTCGTGACCGCACTCCTCGTGTTCGCCGCGTTCGACGTCTCGCTGCCGCTCACGACGCTCGTCGCGGTCGGCTTCTTCGCCGTGAGCGTCGGCAATCTCGCGAAGGTGCTCCCGCTGTCGCCCGGCGGCATCGGCCTCTACGAGGGCGCGTTCAGCCTGCTCGTGGTCGGACTCACACCGGTCGCTCCCCCGATCGCGCTCGGCGCGGCCATCGTCGATCACGCCGTCAAAAACGTCGTCACCGTCATCGGCGGGGTGGCCGCCATGCTGGTGCTCAACGTCTCGCTCACCACCGCCGTCGAGGAGGGTCGCGACGTCGAAACGACGCCGACTGAATGA
- the arsB gene encoding ACR3 family arsenite efflux transporter has translation MSDDLGALDRYLTLWIGAAMVLGVGLGRFVPGVADALNAITWHGTSLPIAVGLFVMIFPIMAEIDYERIPRVTRTARREIGLTLVCNWLIAPFVMYGLAVTVLGGRPEFVTGLVLVGIAPCIAMVLIWNELAAGNQELCAVCVGVNSLLQIALFVPYAFLFLTVLRGTGIDVDIALVAQMVGVFLGLPLLLGYLVQKLAFRTVGRDTYYERFVPRISPLGLLGLLFTVVVMFALKGEYIVNNPEEIVLIATPLLIFFVGMWALAYGASLVLGFDYTESISVAFTASSNNFELAIAVAVAVFGIGSNVALATVVGPLIEVPVMLALVRVALATRDRLFPEAGEVGGVAAD, from the coding sequence ATGAGCGACGACCTCGGCGCGCTCGATCGCTACCTCACCCTCTGGATCGGGGCGGCGATGGTCCTCGGCGTCGGGCTCGGCCGATTCGTCCCTGGGGTCGCCGACGCGCTGAACGCGATCACGTGGCACGGCACCAGCCTCCCGATCGCCGTCGGCCTGTTCGTGATGATCTTCCCGATCATGGCCGAGATCGACTACGAACGGATCCCGCGGGTGACACGCACCGCACGGCGCGAGATCGGCCTCACGCTCGTGTGCAACTGGCTGATCGCCCCGTTCGTGATGTACGGACTCGCGGTGACCGTTCTGGGTGGGCGTCCCGAGTTCGTCACCGGTCTCGTTCTCGTCGGAATCGCGCCCTGCATCGCGATGGTACTCATCTGGAACGAGCTCGCCGCCGGCAATCAGGAACTCTGTGCGGTCTGTGTCGGGGTCAACAGTCTGCTTCAGATCGCCCTCTTCGTTCCCTATGCCTTCCTCTTTCTCACCGTGCTTCGGGGGACGGGGATCGACGTCGACATCGCGCTCGTCGCCCAGATGGTCGGGGTCTTCCTCGGACTTCCCCTCCTGCTCGGCTACCTCGTCCAGAAGCTCGCGTTCCGGACGGTCGGCCGCGACACCTACTACGAGCGGTTCGTCCCACGAATCAGTCCTCTGGGACTTCTCGGACTACTCTTCACCGTCGTCGTGATGTTCGCGCTGAAGGGCGAGTACATCGTGAACAACCCCGAGGAGATCGTGTTGATCGCGACGCCACTGCTGATCTTCTTCGTGGGGATGTGGGCGCTCGCCTACGGCGCGAGTTTGGTGCTCGGGTTCGACTACACCGAGAGCATCAGCGTGGCGTTCACTGCCTCGTCGAACAACTTCGAACTCGCGATCGCGGTCGCGGTCGCCGTCTTCGGGATCGGGAGCAACGTCGCGCTCGCGACTGTGGTCGGCCCGCTGATCGAGGTCCCGGTGATGCTCGCGCTCGTCCGGGTGGCGCTCGCGACGAGGGACCGGCTGTTCCCCGAGGCGGGGGAGGTGGGTGGCGTTGCCGCCGACTGA
- a CDS encoding transcriptional regulator, with amino-acid sequence MREADEDATTRQRIAEFLRGETAPPGMLAEEFAITTEAALEHVEHIAQSLETEDEQLLVAPPECRDCGFAAFDDHANRPSRCPECRSESIEEPLFRIE; translated from the coding sequence ATGCGCGAAGCGGACGAGGATGCGACGACGCGCCAACGGATCGCGGAGTTCCTCCGCGGCGAAACGGCACCGCCTGGCATGCTGGCCGAGGAGTTCGCGATCACGACCGAGGCGGCGCTGGAACACGTCGAGCACATCGCCCAGTCGCTCGAAACCGAGGACGAACAGCTCCTCGTCGCCCCGCCGGAGTGCCGCGACTGCGGGTTTGCTGCGTTCGACGACCACGCGAACCGCCCCTCGCGGTGTCCCGAGTGCCGGAGCGAATCGATCGAGGAGCCGCTCTTCCGGATCGAGTGA
- a CDS encoding sodium:calcium antiporter, with amino-acid sequence MLDRLRHPLAAVAVALLLTVPFIALFVTHGFHLTPAPPGANITPLMAVLVGGAAILGAAFLLAWGAETAEKDVPTAFAIAVLAVLAVAPEYAVDALYAWQAGSGQSGSASLAIANMTGANRILIGIGWSGIALFTIYRAKRSGDEAVEERSGLLADVVTLDREIALEIAFLLAATAFAFFVPLGGTIGIADTLVLVGLYVLYIGIIIRGDVEEPEENVGVPAYFQEYPKVPRIAVVLFLFAFSGVAIYIAVHPFAVGLEELGLQYGIPEFFMIQWLAPLASESPELIVVAYLVNKARSTAGFNALISSKLNQWTLLIGTLAVVYSIAAGHIGGLPIDEKQVAEIWITAAQSFFALAILANFEISAREAVALLVLFASQVIAEFYVIQTVGEPTATNISITILYAYTVVYLVLGAGLFVKRHESVRELFDRTASNAREAVGDTTSQPERAD; translated from the coding sequence ATGCTCGACCGTCTTCGCCATCCACTCGCCGCCGTCGCCGTGGCGCTGTTGCTGACGGTGCCGTTCATCGCGCTGTTCGTGACGCACGGGTTCCATCTCACCCCGGCTCCGCCGGGCGCGAACATCACACCCCTGATGGCGGTGCTCGTCGGTGGGGCCGCGATCCTCGGTGCGGCGTTTTTGCTCGCTTGGGGGGCCGAGACGGCTGAAAAGGACGTCCCGACCGCCTTCGCCATCGCGGTGCTGGCGGTGCTCGCGGTCGCCCCCGAGTACGCCGTCGACGCCCTCTACGCGTGGCAGGCCGGCTCCGGCCAGAGCGGGTCGGCGAGCCTCGCGATCGCGAACATGACCGGCGCGAACCGGATCCTCATCGGGATCGGGTGGTCGGGCATCGCGCTGTTCACCATCTACCGGGCGAAGCGCTCGGGCGACGAGGCGGTCGAGGAGCGCTCGGGGCTCCTCGCCGACGTGGTCACGCTCGACCGCGAGATCGCGCTCGAGATCGCCTTCCTGCTCGCGGCCACGGCGTTCGCGTTCTTCGTCCCGCTCGGCGGCACGATCGGGATCGCGGATACGCTCGTCCTCGTCGGCCTCTACGTGCTCTACATCGGCATCATCATCCGGGGTGACGTCGAGGAACCCGAGGAGAACGTCGGCGTGCCCGCGTACTTCCAGGAGTATCCGAAGGTGCCCCGGATCGCGGTCGTGCTCTTCCTGTTCGCCTTCTCGGGAGTGGCCATCTACATCGCGGTCCACCCGTTCGCCGTCGGCCTCGAGGAGTTGGGCCTCCAGTACGGCATCCCCGAGTTCTTCATGATCCAGTGGCTCGCACCGCTCGCGAGCGAGAGTCCGGAGCTGATCGTCGTCGCCTACCTCGTGAACAAGGCGCGCTCGACCGCGGGGTTCAACGCGCTGATCTCCTCGAAGCTCAACCAGTGGACGCTGCTCATCGGAACGCTCGCGGTGGTCTACTCGATCGCGGCCGGCCACATCGGCGGACTGCCGATCGACGAGAAACAGGTCGCCGAGATCTGGATCACCGCCGCCCAGAGCTTCTTCGCGCTCGCCATTCTGGCGAACTTCGAGATCAGCGCCCGCGAGGCGGTCGCGCTGCTCGTCCTGTTCGCCTCGCAGGTCATCGCGGAGTTCTACGTGATCCAGACCGTTGGCGAGCCGACCGCGACGAACATCAGCATCACCATCCTGTACGCCTACACCGTCGTCTATCTCGTTCTCGGCGCTGGGTTGTTCGTCAAGCGCCACGAGAGCGTCCGCGAACTCTTCGATCGGACGGCCTCCAACGCCCGTGAAGCGGTCGGTGACACCACCAGTCAGCCCGAGCGCGCGGACTGA
- a CDS encoding arsenate-mycothiol transferase ArsC, giving the protein MALPPTETTRLGFVCVRNAGRSQMATVFAERERRGLDGFEIVTGGTRPADRVHEPVVAAMDEVGFDLADRTPRRITNDELRSCDVVATMGCSTLDIEGAESSVDVRDWALDDPGEADIEGVRAIRDEIERRVVALFEEVDD; this is encoded by the coding sequence GTGGCGTTGCCGCCGACTGAGACTACCCGATTGGGGTTCGTCTGCGTTCGGAACGCCGGGCGCTCGCAGATGGCGACCGTATTCGCCGAACGCGAGCGGCGCGGGCTCGACGGTTTCGAGATCGTGACGGGCGGCACTCGCCCGGCAGACCGGGTTCACGAGCCCGTCGTCGCGGCGATGGATGAGGTGGGCTTCGACCTCGCCGATCGCACGCCGCGCCGGATCACGAACGACGAACTGCGCTCGTGTGACGTGGTCGCCACGATGGGCTGTTCGACGCTCGACATCGAGGGAGCCGAGTCGTCAGTCGACGTCCGTGACTGGGCACTCGACGATCCGGGTGAGGCCGACATTGAGGGGGTGCGCGCCATCCGCGACGAGATCGAACGGCGGGTCGTGGCGCTGTTTGAGGAGGTCGACGACTGA
- a CDS encoding aminotransferase class IV, with protein MKYHVDGDLVPVEEASVSVRDRGFRYGDAAFETVRAYGGSIFEWDAHEARLRRTAEQLGFGDVVPDDLRERVRETLAANDCGEAYVRLSVTRGAGMGRLTPAPDVDPTVVIIVEELPRGGLTGESVWDGPATVQTVKTRAVPDAAVPSDAKTHNYLDGILARLELRRAANEAYRADEALVRDAEGNLTEGATSNVFFVDDGTLKTPSTDGPLLDGITRAVVLDLAADEEFPVETGQYTTAAVREADEAFLTNTTWELRPIARADGVAVGDGPITRLLSRLFDERVERAHYE; from the coding sequence ATGAAGTATCACGTCGACGGCGACCTCGTGCCCGTCGAGGAGGCGAGCGTGAGCGTCCGCGACCGAGGGTTTCGCTACGGCGACGCCGCGTTCGAGACGGTCCGCGCCTACGGTGGTTCGATCTTCGAGTGGGACGCCCACGAGGCACGGCTCCGCCGGACCGCCGAGCAGTTGGGGTTCGGCGACGTAGTGCCCGACGACCTTCGTGAGCGGGTTCGGGAAACGCTTGCCGCGAACGATTGCGGCGAGGCGTACGTCCGGCTGTCGGTGACTCGTGGGGCGGGGATGGGGCGACTCACGCCCGCGCCGGACGTCGATCCAACTGTAGTAATCATCGTCGAGGAACTCCCGCGGGGCGGTCTCACTGGCGAGTCGGTGTGGGACGGGCCGGCGACGGTGCAGACGGTGAAGACCCGCGCGGTGCCCGACGCGGCGGTGCCGAGCGACGCCAAGACCCACAACTACCTCGACGGGATCCTCGCGCGGCTCGAACTCCGGCGGGCGGCGAACGAGGCGTATCGAGCCGACGAGGCCTTAGTGCGCGACGCCGAGGGGAATCTCACGGAGGGCGCGACGAGCAACGTCTTCTTCGTCGACGACGGGACGCTCAAGACGCCCAGCACCGACGGGCCACTACTCGACGGGATCACCCGAGCAGTCGTGCTCGATCTCGCCGCCGACGAGGAGTTTCCCGTCGAAACAGGACAGTACACGACCGCCGCCGTTCGCGAGGCCGACGAGGCGTTTCTCACCAACACGACGTGGGAGCTCCGACCGATCGCGCGCGCCGACGGGGTCGCAGTCGGCGACGGACCGATCACGCGATTGCTCTCGCGGCTGTTCGACGAGCGCGTCGAGCGAGCGCATTACGAGTGA
- a CDS encoding helix-hairpin-helix domain-containing protein, whose product MTLLDTIKSMLGIDDRDSGDERSNDDRGGVTVEHEPGDHDSGASPETGSEDAVKGTDTSGAGREESDAETDEPAAAGADAAGSTESMVDEDAEGGAEPGEVTGPTSDDAEPSEPTDDTPSTDVDEETGVDDADESAAAGGDAAGSTGSITEETNDSISAAEDAEAAGPTGADPTGDTAEQDVDVLKGIGPSYAEQLESAGVETVADLADADPEEVADETDISASRLDRWTERAKARRQ is encoded by the coding sequence ATGACGCTGCTGGATACCATCAAGTCGATGCTCGGTATCGACGATCGGGACTCGGGCGACGAGCGGTCGAACGACGACCGCGGCGGCGTGACGGTCGAACACGAGCCGGGCGACCACGATTCGGGGGCGAGCCCGGAGACGGGTTCCGAGGACGCGGTGAAGGGAACGGACACGAGTGGGGCGGGTCGCGAGGAGAGCGACGCCGAAACGGACGAACCGGCGGCCGCCGGGGCCGACGCCGCGGGCTCGACCGAATCGATGGTCGACGAGGACGCCGAGGGCGGCGCGGAGCCAGGCGAGGTGACGGGGCCGACAAGCGACGACGCCGAGCCGTCCGAACCCACGGACGACACCCCCTCGACCGATGTCGACGAGGAAACCGGTGTCGACGACGCCGACGAGAGCGCCGCGGCCGGCGGTGACGCGGCGGGATCGACCGGCTCGATCACCGAGGAGACGAACGACTCGATCTCGGCGGCCGAGGACGCCGAGGCCGCGGGTCCGACCGGGGCGGACCCGACCGGCGATACCGCAGAGCAGGACGTGGACGTGCTCAAGGGGATCGGACCCTCGTACGCCGAACAGCTCGAATCCGCTGGCGTCGAGACCGTCGCCGACCTCGCCGACGCCGATCCCGAGGAAGTGGCCGACGAAACCGACATCTCCGCAAGCCGGCTCGATCGCTGGACCGAACGCGCGAAGGCTCGCCGGCAGTAG
- a CDS encoding Rieske (2Fe-2S) protein: MDAASRIAALDEVPDDDTLLFTIRDGFDREEAILTKLADGVAAYRNHCQHWTDVRLDSGDGAAMRDGELLCQRHGALFEQATGYCTTGPCEGATLETVGVTVENGTIYLDEPDYEFEKLGPSGEHDLSSRGRIDFSGT; the protein is encoded by the coding sequence ATGGACGCTGCGAGCCGGATCGCCGCCCTCGACGAGGTTCCCGACGACGACACGCTCCTCTTCACGATCCGCGATGGGTTCGACCGTGAGGAAGCGATCCTGACGAAGCTCGCGGACGGCGTCGCGGCGTACCGGAACCACTGCCAGCACTGGACCGACGTCAGACTGGATTCGGGCGATGGCGCAGCGATGCGCGACGGCGAACTCCTCTGTCAGCGCCACGGCGCGCTGTTCGAGCAGGCGACGGGCTACTGCACGACCGGCCCCTGTGAAGGAGCGACACTCGAAACCGTCGGCGTCACCGTGGAGAACGGGACGATCTACCTCGACGAACCCGACTACGAGTTCGAGAAGCTCGGGCCGTCGGGCGAGCACGACCTCTCCTCGCGCGGGCGGATCGACTTCTCCGGGACCTGA
- a CDS encoding shikimate dehydrogenase, with the protein MQVFGLVGNPVGHSLSPPMHEAAYEECGIDARYVAFEPDPDDLEAAIEGAQALGIDGLNVTIPFKRDVLDLVAPDDLAARIGAVNTVDFGGRKPTGHNTDAAGVKRAFAHHDVSLDGRAVVVGAGGAGRAAAFALADAGATVAIANRTVESAHALADEIDGADGHGLDALGSLVPDADLLVNATSVGMDGDESPVPSETLHTDLAVLDAVYSSIETRLLREAAVAGARTIDGGWMLLYQGVAAFEQWTGRDAPVNAMNGALRARI; encoded by the coding sequence ATGCAGGTGTTCGGCCTGGTCGGCAACCCCGTCGGCCACTCGCTGTCGCCCCCGATGCACGAGGCGGCCTACGAGGAGTGCGGGATCGACGCACGGTACGTGGCGTTCGAGCCCGATCCCGACGATCTCGAAGCGGCCATCGAGGGCGCGCAAGCGCTCGGGATCGATGGGCTGAACGTCACAATCCCGTTCAAGCGAGATGTCCTCGATCTCGTCGCGCCCGACGATCTCGCGGCGCGGATCGGCGCGGTCAACACGGTCGATTTCGGTGGTCGGAAACCGACGGGCCACAACACCGACGCCGCCGGCGTGAAGCGGGCGTTTGCCCACCACGACGTGTCGCTCGACGGACGTGCGGTCGTCGTCGGTGCCGGCGGGGCGGGCCGGGCGGCGGCGTTCGCGCTCGCCGACGCCGGAGCGACGGTCGCGATCGCCAATCGCACCGTGGAGAGCGCACACGCCCTCGCCGACGAGATCGACGGCGCGGACGGACACGGACTCGACGCGCTCGGATCGCTCGTCCCCGACGCCGATCTGCTGGTGAACGCCACGAGCGTCGGAATGGATGGCGACGAGTCGCCAGTCCCTTCCGAAACTCTCCACACGGATCTCGCCGTGCTCGACGCGGTGTACTCGTCGATCGAGACGCGACTGCTGCGCGAGGCCGCGGTGGCGGGCGCGAGGACGATCGACGGCGGGTGGATGCTGCTGTACCAGGGCGTCGCGGCGTTCGAGCAGTGGACCGGTCGGGACGCGCCAGTGAACGCGATGAACGGAGCGCTTCGGGCACGTATTTAA
- a CDS encoding metalloregulator ArsR/SmtB family transcription factor, producing the protein MAATTDRLQRLIADEIGECCEEDVERRLDELDALAERASTDRRDRDRRTMAALGSETRHRIARLLATADGALCVCELQPLVDVSESAVSHALSDLVDAGLVSRDRRGKWRYYESTSRAERVLAALDATRER; encoded by the coding sequence ATGGCCGCGACCACCGATCGACTTCAACGGTTGATCGCCGACGAGATCGGCGAGTGCTGTGAAGAAGACGTCGAACGACGGCTCGACGAGCTCGATGCGCTCGCCGAGCGGGCGAGCACCGACCGTCGCGACAGGGATCGAAGAACGATGGCGGCGCTCGGCAGCGAGACTCGCCATCGGATCGCGCGCCTCCTCGCGACCGCCGACGGCGCGCTGTGTGTCTGTGAGCTCCAGCCCCTCGTTGACGTGAGCGAGAGCGCGGTCAGCCACGCGCTCTCGGATCTCGTCGACGCTGGGCTCGTCTCGCGCGACCGGCGAGGGAAGTGGCGGTACTACGAGAGCACCTCTCGTGCCGAGCGGGTGCTCGCCGCGCTCGACGCTACGAGGGAGCGATGA